A region from the Deinococcus sp. KSM4-11 genome encodes:
- the map gene encoding type I methionyl aminopeptidase, with protein sequence MTINDERDLDGMTLAGQVVARTLEGLKAAVEPGITPADLDALAGQIFARYGAFSAPRDEYGAPVNVFISVNDDIVHGLPTRRPLQAGDVVCIDVTPNVGGYIADAAVTVAVPPVSPVVSRLIACAEAALAQGFRAARAGRPLNGIGRAIETEVARRGFTLLRELQGHGVGRAIHEKPEVPNYYHPALKRPLHEGLVIAVEPMVSSGHSGRIRTRRDGWTLATTDGGLAAHFEHTIMITKGAPLILTA encoded by the coding sequence ATGACGATCAACGACGAGCGGGATCTGGACGGGATGACGCTGGCGGGACAGGTGGTGGCCCGCACCCTCGAAGGATTGAAAGCCGCGGTCGAACCGGGCATCACTCCCGCCGACCTGGACGCGCTCGCGGGGCAGATCTTCGCCCGGTACGGGGCCTTCTCCGCCCCACGTGACGAGTACGGTGCTCCGGTGAACGTGTTCATCAGTGTGAACGACGACATCGTTCACGGCCTGCCGACGCGGCGGCCCCTGCAGGCGGGGGACGTGGTCTGTATCGACGTCACGCCGAACGTGGGCGGATATATCGCAGACGCCGCCGTGACCGTGGCGGTTCCGCCCGTGTCCCCGGTGGTGTCGCGCCTGATCGCCTGCGCGGAGGCTGCCCTGGCCCAGGGGTTCAGAGCGGCGCGGGCCGGACGGCCCCTGAATGGCATTGGTCGGGCGATCGAAACCGAGGTGGCGCGGCGTGGGTTCACCCTGCTGCGCGAGTTGCAGGGCCACGGCGTCGGCCGGGCCATCCACGAAAAACCCGAGGTGCCGAACTACTACCATCCGGCGCTGAAAAGGCCCCTGCACGAGGGACTGGTGATCGCCGTCGAGCCGATGGTCTCCAGTGGCCACAGCGGACGTATCCGGACCCGGCGCGACGGCTGGACGCTGGCGACGACCGATGGTGGACTGGCGGCGCACTTCGAACACACCATCATGATCACGAAGGGAGCGCCCCTGATCCTGACGGCCTGA
- the paaZ gene encoding phenylacetic acid degradation bifunctional protein PaaZ, whose amino-acid sequence MTPSTLPDLLRPASYVSGRWHANPEGQILLDAVYGRPVAVISSERVDFAQALAYGRTAGAVVRRQTFHERARALRALGTYLMERKDIYYALSTLTGATRRDSWVDIEGGIGTLFSYASAARRDLPDERFWPDGKVERLGREGTFVGRHLLVPREGVAVQINAFNFPVWGMLEKFAPSFIAGMPSLVKPAPQTAYVAERVVRDIIASGLLPEGALQLVTGGPGDLLDHLEEQDVVAFTGSAATAANLRVHPNIVARSVPFNAEADSLNASVLGLSVTPEEPEFALFVREVAREMTGKAGQKCTAIRRAMVPSHLIEAVTDGLRRELAKVTLGDPARDDVRMGALVSVEQRERVRGTLQKLTAEARVVISGESELLGGDRERGAFLDPTVLVCDLPLTASGPHELEAFGPVVTLFPYDSLDDAVTLAKRGRGSLAGSIVTHDRTEATELVMGMASTHGRLLVLNRQNAKENTGHGSPLPQLNHGGPGRAGGGSELGGLSAVRHHMNRVAVQADPSTLTAITRDFVPGAEVTEDVVHPFRKSFDEIQVGDSLLTHRRTVTEADIVNFAGLTGDHFYAHVDEIGAREGIFGRRVAHGYFLISAAAGMFVSPAPGPVLANYGLENLRFILPVGIGDTIRTRLTCKRKIRKDMRSGETRPTGVVEWRSEITNQEGELVATYDILTLVERARDGFDPPPDTAQA is encoded by the coding sequence ATGACCCCATCCACCCTGCCCGACCTCCTCCGTCCCGCGTCCTACGTTTCCGGCCGGTGGCACGCGAATCCCGAAGGTCAGATCCTCTTGGACGCCGTGTACGGCCGTCCGGTGGCGGTCATCTCCTCGGAGAGGGTCGATTTCGCGCAGGCGCTCGCCTATGGGCGCACCGCCGGTGCGGTGGTGCGGCGTCAGACCTTCCACGAACGGGCGCGGGCGCTGCGGGCGCTGGGGACCTACCTGATGGAGCGCAAGGATATCTATTACGCGCTCAGCACGCTGACGGGCGCGACCCGCCGGGACTCCTGGGTGGACATCGAGGGCGGGATCGGCACGCTGTTCAGCTACGCCAGCGCGGCGCGGCGTGACCTGCCCGACGAGCGCTTCTGGCCGGACGGAAAGGTAGAGCGGCTGGGCCGCGAGGGGACGTTCGTGGGCCGTCACCTGCTGGTGCCGCGTGAGGGCGTGGCGGTGCAGATCAACGCCTTCAACTTTCCGGTGTGGGGGATGCTGGAGAAGTTCGCGCCTAGCTTCATCGCGGGGATGCCGAGTCTGGTGAAGCCCGCGCCGCAGACGGCGTATGTGGCGGAGCGCGTGGTACGGGACATCATCGCGTCGGGCCTGCTCCCCGAGGGCGCGCTGCAACTCGTGACGGGCGGGCCGGGCGACCTGCTCGACCACCTGGAGGAGCAGGACGTGGTGGCCTTCACCGGGTCGGCCGCGACGGCGGCGAATCTGCGCGTGCATCCGAACATCGTGGCGCGGAGTGTCCCCTTCAACGCGGAGGCCGACAGCCTGAACGCGTCGGTGCTGGGCCTGAGCGTGACCCCCGAAGAGCCGGAGTTCGCCCTGTTCGTGCGCGAGGTGGCCCGCGAGATGACCGGCAAGGCGGGCCAGAAGTGCACCGCGATCCGGAGGGCGATGGTGCCGTCGCATCTGATCGAGGCCGTGACGGACGGCCTGCGCCGCGAGCTGGCGAAGGTGACGCTGGGCGATCCGGCGCGCGACGACGTGCGGATGGGCGCGCTGGTGAGCGTGGAGCAGCGCGAGCGGGTGCGTGGGACGCTGCAAAAGCTCACGGCGGAAGCCCGCGTGGTGATCTCCGGCGAATCGGAACTGCTGGGGGGCGACCGCGAGCGGGGCGCGTTCCTCGATCCGACTGTGCTGGTGTGCGATTTACCCCTGACGGCCTCCGGGCCGCACGAGCTGGAAGCCTTCGGGCCGGTGGTGACCCTGTTCCCGTACGACTCGCTGGACGACGCCGTGACGCTGGCCAAGCGGGGCCGGGGCTCGCTGGCCGGGAGCATCGTCACGCATGACCGTACCGAGGCGACGGAACTGGTGATGGGCATGGCGAGTACGCACGGCCGGCTGCTGGTACTGAACCGTCAGAACGCGAAGGAGAACACCGGGCACGGGTCGCCGTTGCCCCAGCTCAACCACGGCGGGCCGGGCCGCGCGGGCGGCGGTTCGGAGCTGGGCGGTCTGAGTGCCGTGCGGCACCATATGAACCGCGTGGCGGTGCAGGCCGATCCGTCCACCCTGACCGCGATCACGCGCGACTTCGTGCCCGGCGCCGAGGTGACGGAGGACGTGGTTCACCCGTTCCGAAAATCCTTCGACGAGATTCAGGTCGGCGACAGCCTGCTCACGCACCGGCGCACGGTCACGGAGGCCGACATCGTGAACTTTGCGGGCCTGACCGGCGACCACTTCTACGCCCACGTCGATGAGATCGGGGCCAGGGAGGGGATCTTCGGCAGGCGGGTGGCGCACGGGTACTTCCTGATTTCGGCGGCGGCGGGCATGTTCGTGAGTCCGGCGCCGGGGCCGGTGCTGGCGAACTACGGCCTGGAGAACCTGCGGTTCATCCTGCCGGTAGGGATCGGCGACACCATTCGCACGCGCCTGACCTGCAAACGCAAGATCCGCAAAGACATGCGTTCCGGCGAGACCCGACCGACCGGCGTGGTCGAGTGGCGCAGCGAGATCACCAACCAGGAGGGAGAACTGGTGGCGACGTACGACATCCTCACGCTGGTCGAGCGGGCCCGCGACGGCTTCGACCCGCCGCCGGACACCGCGCAGGCCTGA